In a genomic window of Coriobacteriia bacterium:
- a CDS encoding aminoacyl-tRNA hydrolase, with amino-acid sequence MIVGLGNPGSEYERTRHNAGFLAIDLLADNLRATYWKDQRGAKVAVVRVGEGELVLVKPQTFMNLSGASVKKLAEHYGVPVSEIVIIHDDIDLPAGDVRVKSGGGHGGHNGLRSLHDKLGSDDYLRVRVGVGRPPGRMDAADWVLQPLKGAAWEEFEASLPTAAQAALSVLERGAEATMREYNGAVG; translated from the coding sequence ATGATCGTAGGCTTGGGCAACCCCGGGTCTGAATATGAACGGACCCGCCATAACGCGGGTTTCCTTGCAATCGATTTGCTTGCTGACAACCTTCGCGCAACCTACTGGAAGGACCAGAGGGGCGCGAAGGTCGCTGTCGTGCGTGTGGGCGAGGGCGAGCTGGTGCTGGTCAAGCCGCAGACGTTCATGAACCTCTCCGGCGCCTCAGTCAAGAAACTCGCCGAGCACTACGGCGTGCCCGTCAGCGAGATCGTCATCATCCACGACGACATCGACCTGCCGGCCGGGGACGTTCGCGTGAAGAGCGGCGGCGGCCACGGTGGTCACAACGGACTGCGGTCGCTGCACGACAAGCTCGGCTCGGACGACTACCTGCGTGTGCGCGTGGGTGTGGGCCGTCCACCGGGTCGGATGGACGCAGCCGACTGGGTCCTGCAGCCGCTCAAGGGTGCGGCATGGGAGGAGTTCGAGGCTTCCCTGCCGACTGCGGCCCAGGCGGCGCTCAGCGTCCTTGAG